The Mycolicibacterium monacense genome contains the following window.
GCGAGATGATCGACGGCGCGACGCCGATGCGCGCCTCGGTCAGCGCGAAGGTGCTGCCCGTCCCGGCGACCACGATGTCGCAGGCGCCGACGAGGCCGAGTCCGCCGGCCCGCACATGACCGTCGATCGCGGCGATCACCGGCACCGGCGACTCGAGGATCGCCCGCAGCGTCCCGGTGAGTTCCCGCGCGCGGTCGACCGCGACGTCACCCGGATCCCGTCCGGCGGCCTCCCGCAGATCGGCGCCCGCACAGAACGTGCCCCCGGTGTGGCCGAGCACGACGGTCCGCACCCCGGCGTCGGCGGCGGCCCTGCGCAGACCGTCGTGCAGTTGCTCGACCAGGACGGTCGACAGGGCGTTGCGGTTCTGCGGCGAGTCGAGCGTCAGCCGGGCGACGGGGCCGTCGACGGCGTAGCGGACGAGGGTGCTCATCAGTACGAGCGGGGCAGGCCGAGCGAGGTCTGCGCGACGAAGTTGAGGATCATCTCGCGGCTCACCGGAGCGATGCGCGCGAGCCGGGACGCGGTCACCGCCGCCGCGACGCCGTACTCCTTGGTCAACCCGTTGCCACCCATCGACTGCACGGCCTGATCGACCGCGCGCACCGACGCCTCACCGGCCGCGTACTTCGCCATGTTCGCGGCCTCGGCCGCCCCGGCGTCGTCGCCGCCGTCGTAGAGCGCGGCGGCCTTCTGCATCATCAGCTTGGCCAGTTCGATCTCGATATGGTTCTGCGCCAGCGGATGTGACAGACCCTGATGGGCGCCGATCGGCGTCTTCCACACCTGTCGGGTCTTCACGTAGTCGACCGCGCGGCCCAGCGCGAAGCGGCCCATGCCCACCGCGCTGGCCGCACCCATGATCCGCTCCGGGTTCAGCCCCGCGAACAGTTGCGCGATCGCGGCGTCCTCGGAGCCGACGAGCGCATCGGCGGGCAGGCGGACGTCGTCGAGGAACACCTGGAACTGGTTCTCCGGGCTGATGAGCTCCATCTCGATCTTGGTCCACGTCAGCCCCGGGGTATCGGTGGGCACGACGAACAGCGCGGGTCGTAGCGACTCCGCCTTTGCCACTCCCTCCCTGTAAGTGCGGCCCACGACGAGCACCGCCTGCGCCTGGTCGACGCCGGAGATGTAGACCTTCTGGCCGTTGAGGATCCAGTCGCCACCGTCGCGGCGGGCGGTGGTGGTGATCTTGTGCGAATTCGACCCGGCGTCGGGTTCGGTGATCGCGAACGCCATGGTGATCGACCCGTCCGCGATGCCGGGCAGCCACCGCCGATTCTGCTCGTCGGTGCCGAACTTGCTGATGATCGTGCCGTTGATGGCGGGGGAGACCACCATCATCAGCAGCGCCGACCCGGCGGCCGCCATCTCCTCCATCACCAGCGACAGTTCGTACATGCCTGCGCCGCCGCCGCCGTACTCCTCGGGCAGGTTGACCCCGATGAACCCGAGCTTGCCCGCCTCGGCCCACAGTTCGTCGGTGTGCTCACCGGCGCGGGCCTTCTCGAGGTAGTAGTCCTGCCCGTAGTTGGCGGCCATCGCCGCCACCGCCTGCCGCAGCGCCTGTTGTTCGTCGGTCTCCACGAATCCGGTCATGTGTCGTCTCCTTCTGGGCTCTCCACCCGGGCCAGGACCGTGCCGACCTCGACCTGCTGGCCGGGTGCGACGGTCAGTTCGGCGAGCACACCGTCACCGGGTGCGGTCAGGATGTGTTCCATCTTCATCGCCTCGAGCCACACCAGCGGTTGGCCGGCGCTGACGGTGTCCCCGACGGCGGCGCCGACCCGCACCACCGCACCGGGCATCGGCGCGATCAACGATCCCTGCGCGACGGCGGACTCCGGGTCGGGGAAGCGGGGCAGCGCAACGAATTCCACGGCCCCGAGCGGTGAGTCGACGAACACCGCATCACCGTGGCGGGCGACGTCGAACGGGAACTCGACGCCCCCGGAGGCCAGCACCACCCGCTGCGGGGTCGCGGACATCAGGCGCACGTCGTCGTGGTCGCCGAATTGCACACCCGCGCGGGTGAATCGGTAGCGCACCTCGTGTTCGTCGCCCGCGGCGTCGCGGTACCGCTTGGTCTGGTAGCCGGAGGCCAGATTGCGCCAGCCGCTCGGTGCGGCCGCGAACACCGTTGCGTCACTGCGGTTCCGGGCGGCATCGGCGAGTGCGGCGGCGAGGACCGACAGTTCGCCCGCCCGGGCGTCGCCGATCGGCGCGGCGAGTTCGGCCAGGCCGTGGGTGTCGAAGAACGCCGTATCGGTCGCCCCGTCGAGGAAGGCCGGATGCCGCAGCACGTTGACCAGCAGGTCGCGGTTGGTCCGGACCCCGTGCAACCGCGTGCGCACCAGTGCGTCGGCCAGGATCGCCGCGGCCTGTCTGCGGGTCGGTGCGTACGAGATGACCTTGGCGAGCATCGGATCGTAG
Protein-coding sequences here:
- a CDS encoding enoyl-CoA hydratase family protein; the protein is MSTLVRYAVDGPVARLTLDSPQNRNALSTVLVEQLHDGLRRAAADAGVRTVVLGHTGGTFCAGADLREAAGRDPGDVAVDRARELTGTLRAILESPVPVIAAIDGHVRAGGLGLVGACDIVVAGTGSTFALTEARIGVAPSIISLTLLPKMTPRAAGRYFVTGETFGAQEAERIGLATVATDDVESTVAELAAQIGRGSPQGLAASKALTTAALLQAFDRDAAALTEQSAALFVSEEAREGMLAFLEKRPPRWIG
- a CDS encoding acyl-CoA dehydrogenase family protein; this translates as MTGFVETDEQQALRQAVAAMAANYGQDYYLEKARAGEHTDELWAEAGKLGFIGVNLPEEYGGGGAGMYELSLVMEEMAAAGSALLMMVVSPAINGTIISKFGTDEQNRRWLPGIADGSITMAFAITEPDAGSNSHKITTTARRDGGDWILNGQKVYISGVDQAQAVLVVGRTYREGVAKAESLRPALFVVPTDTPGLTWTKIEMELISPENQFQVFLDDVRLPADALVGSEDAAIAQLFAGLNPERIMGAASAVGMGRFALGRAVDYVKTRQVWKTPIGAHQGLSHPLAQNHIEIELAKLMMQKAAALYDGGDDAGAAEAANMAKYAAGEASVRAVDQAVQSMGGNGLTKEYGVAAAVTASRLARIAPVSREMILNFVAQTSLGLPRSY